The proteins below come from a single Lentisphaera araneosa HTCC2155 genomic window:
- a CDS encoding small basic protein: MSIHRSLKVKGNTAGKKNVLKRFERVDQLIQEGRLKPGDQVLGLPKTKVNI, from the coding sequence ATGTCTATTCACAGAAGTTTAAAAGTAAAAGGCAATACTGCTGGTAAAAAGAACGTACTTAAGCGTTTCGAACGCGTCGACCAACTCATTCAAGAAGGTCGTCTTAAGCCAGGTGATCAAGTTTTAGGTCTACCAAAAACTAAAGTTAACATCTAA
- the lipA gene encoding lipoyl synthase, whose translation MAEKNQKRLPEWIRVKVNRGGNRDELNKELRGRQLNTVCEEAKCPNLAECWHERTATFMLLGVNCTRACRFCAIGYNKPEPPDPKEPENVADTAAKMDLEYVVITSVARDDLEDEGSDQFAKTIRAVREKLPQAGIEVLTPDFNGKEDLIRMTLDAMPTVFNHNLETCERLSPPIRGRAKYKRSLEVLKNAKAWSQGKVLTKSGIMVGLGETDEEVIQCIHDLYEANVDIITIGQYLPPSRKHWKLDRYVRPEQFEDWKEYAEKLGFNAVASGPMVRSSYKAGQLITAKLQEQQLNLKN comes from the coding sequence TACCAGAATGGATTCGTGTTAAAGTAAACCGTGGCGGTAATCGCGACGAACTTAACAAAGAACTCCGTGGTCGACAATTAAATACTGTGTGCGAAGAAGCTAAATGCCCCAACCTCGCTGAATGTTGGCACGAACGCACCGCAACCTTTATGTTACTCGGAGTTAACTGCACTAGAGCTTGCCGCTTTTGTGCTATTGGCTACAACAAACCCGAGCCACCAGACCCAAAAGAGCCTGAAAATGTAGCTGATACTGCAGCAAAGATGGATCTCGAATACGTCGTCATTACTTCCGTTGCTCGAGACGATCTAGAAGACGAAGGTTCTGATCAATTTGCAAAAACGATTCGCGCTGTTCGCGAAAAACTTCCACAAGCTGGCATCGAAGTCCTCACACCAGATTTCAATGGCAAAGAAGATCTTATTAGAATGACTTTGGACGCCATGCCCACTGTTTTCAATCACAACCTCGAAACCTGCGAGCGCCTGTCCCCTCCGATTCGCGGTAGAGCAAAATACAAAAGAAGCTTAGAAGTCCTTAAAAATGCAAAAGCTTGGAGCCAGGGTAAAGTCCTCACAAAATCTGGTATCATGGTTGGCTTAGGGGAAACAGATGAAGAAGTTATCCAATGCATTCATGACCTCTATGAAGCTAATGTTGACATCATCACTATCGGCCAATACTTACCACCATCCCGCAAACATTGGAAGCTCGATCGCTATGTTCGCCCCGAGCAGTTTGAGGATTGGAAAGAATACGCAGAGAAGCTTGGCTTCAACGCTGTAGCCAGTGGCCCAATGGTACGCTCTTCTTACAAGGCTGGTCAGTTGATTACAGCAAAACTTCAAGAACAACAATTAAATTTAAAAAATTAG